A window of the Cryptosporangium minutisporangium genome harbors these coding sequences:
- a CDS encoding ROK family transcriptional regulator gives MTPRPRPDNSAQSQILLTLRDEGPVSRAELGDRLELPRARLAAELSRLTELGLARDGGPAASRGGRRSTMVELDPELRFVGVDLGVTSVTLEVTDASLEPVASVEEEIDIRRGPEAVLDRIDDLVAKLRADGHLTRLAGIGLGVPGPVSFRDGVPVSPPIMPGWDRYPVREELAGRHGCPVVVDNDVNIMVVGERRGGVARSVDDLLFVKVGTGIGCGIVVRGQVYRGVDGCAGDIGHIQVDPHGPVCACGNAGCLEAVFGGAALARDALAAARNDTSPSLAERLRTHGTVTAADVGAGAVEGDPVCIGLIRDGGRRLGGVLASLVSFFNPSMIVIGGGLAGLGHLLLAEVRSVIYRRSLPLATRNLPVVLSELGSRAGVAGATALVSELAYGPVTR, from the coding sequence ATGACGCCTCGGCCCAGGCCGGACAACTCCGCCCAGTCCCAAATACTCCTGACCCTTCGTGACGAGGGGCCCGTCTCACGGGCCGAGCTCGGCGACCGGCTCGAACTCCCGCGAGCGCGGCTGGCCGCCGAGCTGAGCCGGCTCACCGAGCTCGGCCTCGCCCGCGACGGTGGACCCGCCGCGTCCAGGGGTGGTCGCCGCTCCACGATGGTCGAGCTCGACCCCGAGCTGCGGTTCGTCGGCGTCGACCTCGGCGTGACGTCGGTGACCCTGGAGGTCACCGACGCGTCGCTGGAACCGGTCGCGTCGGTGGAGGAGGAGATCGACATCCGGCGGGGCCCGGAAGCCGTCCTCGATCGGATCGACGACCTGGTCGCCAAGCTGCGCGCCGACGGTCACCTCACCCGGCTCGCGGGCATCGGGCTCGGCGTTCCGGGGCCGGTGAGCTTCCGGGACGGTGTCCCGGTGTCGCCGCCGATCATGCCGGGCTGGGATCGCTACCCGGTCCGTGAGGAGCTGGCCGGGCGGCACGGCTGCCCGGTCGTCGTCGACAACGACGTCAACATCATGGTGGTCGGTGAGCGCCGCGGCGGAGTGGCCCGCTCCGTCGACGACCTGCTCTTCGTCAAGGTGGGCACCGGCATCGGCTGCGGCATCGTGGTCCGCGGCCAGGTGTACCGGGGTGTCGACGGCTGCGCCGGCGACATCGGCCACATCCAGGTCGACCCGCACGGCCCGGTGTGCGCCTGCGGCAACGCCGGCTGTCTGGAAGCGGTGTTCGGCGGTGCCGCGCTGGCGCGCGACGCGCTGGCCGCGGCCCGGAACGACACCTCGCCGTCGCTGGCCGAACGTCTCCGCACCCACGGCACGGTCACCGCAGCCGACGTGGGGGCAGGCGCCGTCGAGGGCGACCCGGTGTGCATCGGCCTGATCCGGGACGGTGGCCGCCGACTCGGCGGTGTCCTGGCCAGCCTGGTGAGCTTCTTCAACCCGTCGATGATCGTGATCGGCGGCGGGCTGGCGGGGCTCGGGCACCTGCTGCTCGCCGAGGTGCGGTCGGTGATCTATCGGCGGTCGCTACCGCTGGCGACCCGCAACCTTCCGGTGGTGCTGTCCGAACTCGGATCGCGCGCCGGGGTGGCCGGAGCCACCGCGCTGGTCAGCGAACTCGCGTACGGACCGGTGACCCGATGA
- the xylB gene encoding xylulokinase, with the protein MALVAGVDCSTQSTKVLICDSETGAVVRQGRAPHPDATEVDPTIWWDALRSASDGLLDGVEALAVGGQQHGMVTLDADGEVVRPALLWNDTRSAGAAAELIDELGGRQAWADAVGVVPVASFTITKLRWLATNEPAAAARTERVVLPHDWLTWKLSTNADPTTDRGDASGTGYWSGATGEYRLDLLRRAFGRDVGVPEVKKPDAIVGHTADGIALAAGTGDNMAAALGLGAGPGDVVVSLGTSGTVFAVAEGPTTDPSGFVAGFADATGRFLPLVCTLNAARVLTAAADLLGVDLDRLSELALASTPGAAGLTLLPYLDGERTPDLPDETGRLTGLTRANARPEHLARAAVEGMLLGLADGLDAVRQHGVPVRRALLIGGAALSPAVRAVASGILGVPVEVPAPGEYVALGAARQAAWALSGAAEPPQWPVAAQRAPETNPADYSAARDRYAQFRTAVVELSTQPNKS; encoded by the coding sequence ATGGCACTCGTCGCGGGCGTCGACTGCTCGACGCAATCCACCAAGGTCCTGATCTGTGACTCCGAGACCGGGGCGGTGGTCCGGCAAGGGCGGGCACCGCACCCCGATGCGACCGAGGTCGACCCCACGATCTGGTGGGACGCGCTGCGCAGCGCGTCCGACGGATTGCTGGACGGTGTGGAGGCGCTGGCCGTCGGCGGCCAGCAGCACGGCATGGTGACGCTCGACGCCGACGGTGAGGTGGTCCGCCCAGCGCTGCTCTGGAACGACACCCGGTCGGCCGGCGCCGCCGCCGAGCTGATCGACGAGCTCGGCGGTCGGCAGGCCTGGGCGGACGCGGTCGGGGTGGTGCCGGTGGCCAGCTTCACGATCACCAAGCTCCGCTGGCTCGCCACGAACGAACCGGCCGCGGCCGCCCGCACCGAGCGGGTGGTGCTCCCGCACGACTGGCTCACCTGGAAGCTGTCGACCAACGCCGACCCGACCACCGACCGCGGCGACGCGTCCGGCACCGGCTACTGGTCAGGAGCGACCGGCGAGTACCGCCTCGACCTGCTGCGACGGGCGTTCGGGCGGGACGTGGGCGTGCCCGAGGTCAAGAAGCCCGACGCGATCGTCGGCCACACCGCGGACGGCATCGCGCTCGCCGCGGGCACCGGCGACAACATGGCCGCCGCCTTGGGACTGGGCGCCGGGCCCGGCGACGTCGTCGTCTCGCTCGGTACCAGCGGCACGGTGTTCGCGGTCGCCGAGGGGCCCACCACCGACCCGAGCGGCTTCGTCGCCGGGTTCGCCGACGCGACGGGCCGGTTCCTGCCGCTGGTGTGCACGCTCAACGCGGCCCGGGTGCTGACCGCCGCCGCCGACCTGCTCGGCGTCGATCTCGACCGGTTGTCGGAGTTGGCGCTCGCCAGCACGCCCGGTGCCGCCGGGCTCACGCTGTTGCCCTATCTGGACGGCGAGCGCACGCCCGATCTCCCGGACGAGACCGGTCGGCTCACCGGCCTGACCCGCGCGAACGCCCGTCCCGAGCACCTGGCCCGGGCCGCCGTGGAGGGCATGCTGCTCGGTCTCGCCGACGGCCTGGACGCCGTCCGCCAGCACGGTGTCCCGGTGCGTCGCGCGCTGCTGATCGGCGGTGCGGCGCTCTCGCCGGCGGTGCGCGCGGTCGCGTCGGGCATCCTCGGCGTTCCGGTCGAGGTCCCGGCGCCGGGGGAGTACGTGGCGCTGGGTGCGGCCCGGCAGGCCGCGTGGGCGCTCTCGGGTGCGGCCGAGCCTCCGCAGTGGCCCGTCGCGGCACAGCGAGCACCGGAGACCAACCCGGCCGACTACTCCGCAGCTCGTGACCGCTACGCCCAGTTCCGTACCGCAGTGGTCGAACTTTCGACTCAGCCGAACAAAAGTTAG
- a CDS encoding PLP-dependent aminotransferase family protein — protein sequence MSAGADFLQLRAASAPAKGLTTWLVDAVRAAVADGRLAAGTRLPPTRMLAADLGISRGVVVEAYQRLVDEGLAQGRTGVGTVVTNLLAPVSGLGGDTRERVAPTGRTPGEDRAPRVRVPPAQGAADGAAAGHSAAGSHAPGWASNPPGFRLPLGPAAGIEFDLSPGRPDLAAFPRAAWLRAERTVLATMTSADLGYGDPRGTLALRTELAAWLARTRGTRAEPDDVLVVAGVAQALALVARVFGEGRDVGIEDPGSRGARDQLTSWGLRPQPVPVDGDGLRVDALVASGLPAVLLTPAHQFPTGVVLGPQRRRELLAWGGLVLEDDYDAEHRYDRAPVAAVQASAPDRVVYMGSTSKTLAPGMRLGWMIPPRALRDDLLAAKHSVDLGNPALSQLVLAELLTSGEYERHLRRVRVRQRRRRDALLTALHEHLPDARVEGVAAGLHLLITLPGDVPDTVLADEAAVVGVRVHPLSWHRMKPGRPGLVIGYAAHPPNRLEEAARRMGARLTAVVRGGVTR from the coding sequence ATGTCGGCCGGTGCGGATTTTCTCCAGCTGCGAGCGGCGTCGGCGCCGGCCAAGGGCCTGACGACCTGGCTGGTGGACGCGGTGCGTGCGGCCGTCGCCGACGGGCGCCTCGCAGCCGGTACGCGGCTACCGCCGACCCGGATGCTCGCCGCGGATCTGGGCATCTCGCGGGGCGTGGTGGTCGAGGCGTATCAGCGCCTCGTCGACGAAGGGCTCGCGCAGGGCCGCACCGGCGTGGGCACCGTCGTCACGAACCTGTTGGCGCCGGTGTCCGGGCTCGGTGGCGATACTCGGGAGCGCGTCGCGCCTACGGGCCGGACGCCGGGGGAAGACCGCGCGCCGCGGGTGCGCGTGCCACCTGCCCAGGGTGCGGCGGACGGCGCCGCGGCGGGGCACTCGGCGGCGGGGAGCCACGCGCCCGGGTGGGCGTCGAATCCGCCGGGGTTTCGGCTGCCGTTGGGCCCCGCGGCCGGGATCGAGTTCGACCTCTCGCCCGGCCGCCCCGACCTCGCCGCGTTCCCCCGCGCGGCCTGGCTCCGTGCTGAGCGCACGGTCCTGGCCACGATGACCAGCGCCGACCTCGGTTACGGCGACCCGCGCGGCACGCTCGCGCTGCGGACCGAGCTGGCCGCGTGGCTGGCCCGCACCCGGGGCACTCGCGCCGAGCCGGACGACGTCCTGGTGGTGGCCGGGGTGGCCCAGGCGCTCGCGCTGGTCGCCCGCGTGTTCGGCGAGGGGCGCGACGTCGGGATCGAGGACCCGGGCTCCCGGGGCGCCCGCGACCAGCTGACCAGCTGGGGCCTGCGTCCGCAGCCGGTTCCGGTGGACGGCGACGGGCTCCGCGTGGACGCGCTGGTCGCCAGCGGCCTGCCGGCCGTGCTGCTCACGCCCGCGCACCAGTTCCCGACCGGAGTCGTCCTCGGCCCACAGCGGCGCCGCGAGCTGCTCGCCTGGGGCGGGCTGGTCCTCGAAGACGACTACGACGCCGAGCACCGCTACGACCGCGCGCCGGTGGCCGCAGTGCAGGCGTCGGCACCGGACCGCGTCGTCTACATGGGCAGTACGTCCAAGACGCTCGCGCCGGGCATGCGGCTGGGGTGGATGATCCCGCCGCGCGCGTTGCGGGACGACCTGCTCGCCGCCAAGCACTCCGTGGACCTCGGCAATCCGGCGTTGTCCCAGTTGGTTCTGGCCGAGCTCCTGACCAGCGGCGAGTACGAGCGCCACCTGCGACGGGTCCGGGTCCGTCAGCGTCGCCGCCGGGACGCGTTGCTCACCGCGCTCCACGAGCACCTCCCCGATGCCCGGGTGGAGGGGGTCGCGGCCGGCCTGCACCTGCTGATCACCCTGCCCGGCGACGTCCCCGACACGGTCCTCGCCGACGAGGCCGCCGTGGTGGGCGTGCGGGTGCACCCGCTGTCCTGGCACCGGATGAAGCCCGGGCGGCCCGGTCTGGTGATCGGTTATGCCGCACATCCCCCGAACCGTCTCGAAGAGGCCGCCCGCAGGATGGGAGCCCGCCTCACCGCGGTGGTGCGGGGCGGCGTCACGAGGTAG
- a CDS encoding DMT family transporter encodes MVNSVLTPPRVGPRLPAGGVAAASGATGMVFVGGSVAVSSLLVSSPLFTVQAVRYGLACVLLVVFAKLTRRHIHAPRGVEWLWLSGIAVPGLVVFNIALVYGSKHAEPAVLGVAVASVPVVMAAVGPLLEGARPTVRALVAALVVTAGAALVEGLGRSDAMGLMWAVVVFACEAGFTLLAIPVLRRHKPWGVSVHTTWMAALMFLAIGIVREGPTAVLRLGRTELVAIVYLSVAVTAVAFVLWYTCVTRLGSGRAGLLTGVAPVAAALSGVALGQPVPGVLVWVGIAVVGCGLALGLPSRSGPARPTVPGRAPTALHEAAV; translated from the coding sequence ATGGTCAACTCGGTACTCACCCCACCGCGCGTCGGGCCCCGCTTGCCCGCAGGTGGAGTCGCCGCGGCATCCGGCGCCACCGGCATGGTCTTCGTCGGGGGCAGTGTCGCGGTGTCGTCGCTGCTCGTCAGCAGCCCGCTCTTCACCGTTCAGGCGGTGCGCTACGGCCTGGCGTGCGTGCTGCTCGTCGTGTTCGCGAAACTCACCCGGCGGCACATCCACGCCCCGCGAGGGGTGGAGTGGCTCTGGCTCAGTGGGATCGCGGTGCCCGGGTTGGTGGTGTTCAACATCGCGCTGGTGTACGGGTCGAAGCACGCCGAGCCCGCGGTGCTCGGCGTCGCGGTGGCGAGCGTGCCGGTGGTGATGGCGGCGGTGGGGCCGCTGCTGGAAGGTGCCCGTCCCACGGTCCGGGCGCTGGTCGCGGCGCTGGTGGTCACCGCGGGGGCGGCGCTGGTCGAAGGGCTCGGGCGCAGCGACGCGATGGGCTTGATGTGGGCGGTCGTGGTGTTCGCGTGCGAGGCCGGCTTCACGCTGCTGGCGATCCCGGTGCTGCGACGGCACAAGCCGTGGGGCGTCTCGGTGCACACGACGTGGATGGCGGCGCTGATGTTCCTGGCGATCGGGATCGTGCGGGAAGGTCCGACCGCCGTCCTCCGCCTGGGCCGGACCGAACTGGTGGCGATCGTCTACCTGTCGGTCGCGGTGACCGCGGTGGCGTTCGTCCTCTGGTACACCTGCGTGACCCGTTTGGGGTCCGGGCGCGCCGGGCTGCTCACCGGCGTTGCACCGGTGGCGGCAGCGCTGAGCGGCGTGGCGCTCGGCCAGCCGGTCCCCGGCGTCCTGGTCTGGGTGGGCATCGCCGTGGTCGGGTGCGGCCTCGCGCTCGGCCTTCCGTCCCGCTCCGGTCCCGCCCGGCCCACCGTGCCCGGGCGTGCTCCTACCGCGCTGCACGAAGCGGCAGTCTGA
- a CDS encoding TetR/AcrR family transcriptional regulator, with product MMYGVQGYVKGGAMIGRPGPRRVLSEDAILDAALALLDEGGLEAASVRRIAAAVGVAPNAVYTYFPDKAAVQRALVDRILGAVDHRALTASGLPWRERIHGLALEVRARLSAHPAVVPLLLGGPMDGPEALALGEHLLDVLAEAGLAPDVAARASYLVIVYVLGAVALETAEHPGAGPLPPEAERIAARRDAFAAAPTEHFPRTAAAAPVVAEYVSTEQFRWGLDRLLDGIAPPA from the coding sequence ATGATGTACGGTGTGCAGGGTTACGTCAAGGGAGGTGCGATGATCGGACGCCCCGGTCCGCGGCGGGTGTTGAGCGAGGACGCGATCCTGGACGCGGCGCTCGCGCTGCTCGACGAGGGCGGGCTGGAAGCGGCCTCGGTCCGGCGCATCGCCGCGGCGGTCGGAGTGGCTCCGAACGCGGTGTACACGTACTTCCCCGACAAGGCCGCCGTACAGCGGGCGCTCGTCGACCGGATTCTCGGCGCGGTCGACCATCGGGCACTCACCGCGTCGGGGCTGCCGTGGCGGGAGCGGATCCACGGCCTCGCGCTCGAGGTGCGGGCGCGGCTGAGCGCGCATCCGGCGGTGGTTCCGCTGCTGCTCGGCGGGCCGATGGACGGACCCGAGGCGCTCGCGCTCGGCGAACACCTGCTCGACGTCCTGGCGGAGGCCGGCCTAGCGCCGGACGTCGCGGCTCGAGCGTCCTATCTGGTCATCGTGTACGTGCTGGGTGCGGTCGCGCTGGAAACCGCGGAGCATCCCGGCGCGGGCCCGCTGCCGCCGGAAGCCGAACGGATCGCGGCGCGCCGGGACGCGTTCGCCGCCGCGCCCACGGAGCATTTCCCGCGGACCGCGGCCGCGGCGCCGGTCGTGGCCGAATACGTCTCCACCGAGCAGTTCCGCTGGGGCCTGGACCGACTTCTCGACGGCATCGCCCCGCCCGCCTGA
- a CDS encoding DUF4386 domain-containing protein: MSRRLTGALFVVGAVAFAIAATVLSSTFEWPDILREPASVVLPAFTDGGNGLIWTWFTTAWTYAILLVPVLLLPGALARSAHPALRAATWIGAASVLLSLVGFLRWVVVVPPLARAYENGDATMRAAVEAAWIAQHQFGGALLGEHLGQLLAIGWSATVSVVVLRSGLLPAVLGWFGLLASGLYLLNQGDVLATAVPDFPVWDAAGFVGSTAWGAWVAALGVTLLVRRPNSPEPR; the protein is encoded by the coding sequence ATGAGCCGTCGCCTCACCGGTGCGCTGTTCGTCGTCGGCGCGGTGGCGTTCGCCATCGCCGCGACCGTCCTGTCGTCGACCTTCGAGTGGCCCGACATCCTGCGGGAACCGGCCTCCGTCGTGCTGCCGGCGTTCACCGACGGCGGGAACGGGCTGATCTGGACGTGGTTCACCACCGCGTGGACGTACGCGATCCTGCTCGTCCCGGTGCTGTTGTTGCCGGGTGCACTGGCTCGGTCCGCGCACCCTGCCTTACGAGCGGCGACGTGGATCGGCGCGGCGTCCGTGCTGCTCTCGCTGGTCGGTTTCCTGCGGTGGGTCGTCGTCGTGCCGCCGCTGGCGCGTGCCTACGAAAACGGCGACGCGACGATGCGCGCCGCCGTCGAGGCGGCCTGGATCGCCCAGCACCAGTTCGGCGGAGCGCTGCTCGGCGAGCACCTGGGGCAGTTACTGGCGATCGGATGGTCGGCGACCGTGAGCGTCGTCGTGCTCCGCTCCGGGCTGCTACCGGCGGTGCTGGGGTGGTTCGGACTGCTCGCGAGCGGGCTTTACCTGCTCAACCAGGGCGACGTCCTGGCGACCGCGGTGCCGGACTTCCCGGTCTGGGACGCCGCCGGATTCGTCGGCAGCACCGCCTGGGGTGCGTGGGTCGCAGCCCTGGGCGTCACGCTGCTGGTCCGTCGCCCCAACTCACCCGAGCCTCGGTGA
- the dnaG gene encoding DNA primase, with amino-acid sequence MAGRIRDSDIALVRERSAIVDVIGERVTLRPAGGGTFKGLCPFHDEKTPSFNVNPAKGVYYCLAGETEVLTWDGPRPIRELAGGTHRILNARADWQEAPFYSFGVQPLMRVVVQRNGRRKELFATAEHRWFVRSGVKLQGRRETVTSELRPGQRLSYTYPRSRVQNTTPSPFGIAHGITFGDGTLSGTGSMALLVGEKDAQLRKWFPHSFTSQVSGRPDSVLVHHLPKFFKGLPDLDESVPYLYGWLAGYLAADGHVAADGSVVLHSARRENLEFVRTVCTRLGIATYGITSQSREGYKTGEPTDLYRVHIVSDDLTESFFLIDEHRDRYRAARKAYSRRGWVVESVEPTDRVEEVFCAVVDDGHAFVLEDNILTGNCYGCAEGGDILSFVMKTEMLNFSEAVERLAARVGVQLTYTEAGPAPVRNTGQRQRLIAAHTAAAEFYVEQLGSREALPAREFLAARGFGPDAATRFDCGFAPTGWDILTKHLRGRGFTNEELVAGGISKTARSGSLIDRFRGRLVWPIRDLGGEVIGFGARRLLEGDDGPKYLNTPESPIYKKSHVLYGVAAAKKDIAKQQRAVVVEGYTDVMACHLAGVVTAVATCGTAFGADHIQVLRRLLMDQDEFRGEVIFTFDGDAAGQKAAVRAFEDDQRFVAQTFIAVSPQNMDPCDLRLAHGDSAVRDLVARREPLVAFVLRTLLARYDLDTVEGRVAALRAAAPLVARIKDRAMRPEYARKLAGDLGMDLEPVLKAVNEAAGAAGKGAPGGRGAQGGRGAQGGRPAAAPNGRAPRQGGAPEAEASEPVSPAGGRPDPHDRALLVEREALKLAVQEPVLAGPLFDAVGEDAYTHPAFRAVRRAVSAAGGAVAGTSGPEWVQTLVSSCDDAVGKALIPELAVERLYNDGELDPRYVAAQLNRVQELATVRRIVAVKSKLQRLNPVESADEYSRLFGELVALEQYARGLREQAIGGL; translated from the coding sequence GTGGCGGGGCGGATCAGGGACAGCGACATCGCGCTGGTGCGCGAACGGTCGGCGATCGTCGACGTCATCGGCGAACGCGTGACACTCCGTCCGGCGGGCGGCGGCACGTTCAAAGGCCTGTGCCCGTTCCACGACGAGAAGACGCCGTCGTTCAACGTCAACCCGGCCAAGGGCGTCTACTACTGCCTGGCTGGCGAGACCGAGGTGCTGACCTGGGACGGCCCACGGCCGATCCGTGAGTTGGCGGGCGGAACCCACCGCATCCTCAATGCGCGGGCGGACTGGCAGGAGGCGCCGTTCTACTCGTTCGGTGTCCAGCCGTTGATGCGCGTGGTGGTGCAGCGAAACGGTCGCCGGAAGGAGCTGTTCGCGACAGCGGAGCATCGGTGGTTCGTCCGGTCCGGCGTGAAGCTGCAAGGGCGCCGGGAGACGGTGACGAGTGAGCTACGGCCTGGCCAGCGGCTCTCGTACACCTATCCGCGTTCGCGGGTTCAAAACACAACTCCCTCGCCCTTCGGTATCGCACATGGGATCACGTTCGGTGACGGAACGCTGAGCGGGACCGGCTCGATGGCTCTCTTGGTCGGCGAGAAGGACGCTCAACTCCGCAAGTGGTTCCCGCACAGCTTCACCAGTCAGGTCAGCGGCCGCCCTGATTCGGTGTTGGTGCACCACCTACCCAAGTTCTTCAAGGGGCTTCCCGATCTCGACGAGTCCGTGCCGTACCTGTACGGCTGGCTGGCGGGGTACCTCGCGGCAGATGGTCACGTCGCGGCGGACGGCAGCGTGGTGCTTCATTCGGCGCGCCGTGAGAATCTCGAATTCGTTCGTACGGTCTGCACGCGCCTCGGCATCGCCACGTACGGCATTACGTCGCAGTCGCGTGAGGGCTACAAGACGGGTGAGCCGACCGATCTCTACCGGGTACACATCGTCAGCGACGACCTCACTGAGAGCTTCTTCCTGATCGACGAACACCGCGACCGTTACCGCGCCGCGCGGAAGGCGTATTCGCGGCGCGGTTGGGTGGTTGAGTCGGTCGAACCGACTGACCGCGTCGAGGAGGTGTTCTGTGCGGTCGTCGACGATGGCCATGCTTTCGTTCTCGAGGACAATATCCTCACGGGAAACTGTTACGGCTGCGCTGAAGGTGGCGACATCCTCAGCTTCGTCATGAAGACGGAGATGCTGAACTTCAGCGAGGCCGTCGAGCGGTTGGCGGCGCGGGTCGGCGTCCAGCTCACCTACACCGAGGCCGGTCCGGCGCCGGTGCGCAACACCGGCCAGCGCCAGCGGCTGATCGCGGCGCACACCGCCGCCGCGGAGTTCTACGTCGAGCAACTCGGCAGCCGTGAGGCGCTGCCCGCCCGCGAGTTCCTGGCCGCCCGCGGCTTCGGGCCGGACGCTGCCACCCGGTTCGACTGCGGCTTCGCGCCCACCGGGTGGGACATCCTCACCAAGCACCTGCGGGGGCGCGGGTTCACCAACGAAGAACTGGTCGCCGGCGGCATCTCGAAGACGGCGCGCTCCGGCTCGCTGATCGACCGGTTCCGCGGACGGCTGGTCTGGCCGATCCGCGACCTCGGCGGCGAGGTGATCGGGTTCGGTGCCCGCCGGCTGCTGGAGGGCGACGACGGCCCGAAGTACCTCAACACGCCCGAGTCGCCGATCTACAAGAAGTCGCACGTCCTGTACGGGGTCGCGGCCGCGAAGAAAGACATCGCCAAGCAGCAGCGGGCCGTCGTCGTCGAGGGGTACACCGACGTGATGGCCTGCCACCTGGCCGGGGTCGTCACCGCGGTCGCCACCTGCGGCACCGCGTTCGGGGCCGACCACATCCAGGTGCTCCGGCGCCTGCTGATGGACCAGGACGAGTTCCGCGGCGAGGTCATCTTCACCTTCGACGGCGACGCCGCCGGGCAGAAAGCCGCGGTGCGGGCGTTCGAGGACGACCAGCGGTTCGTCGCGCAGACGTTCATCGCGGTCTCGCCGCAGAACATGGACCCGTGCGACCTGCGGCTCGCCCACGGAGACTCCGCGGTCCGCGATCTGGTGGCCCGCCGGGAGCCGCTGGTCGCGTTCGTGCTGCGGACGCTGCTCGCGCGCTACGACCTGGACACCGTCGAAGGGCGCGTGGCCGCGTTGAGGGCCGCCGCACCATTGGTCGCCCGGATCAAAGACCGGGCGATGCGGCCGGAGTACGCCCGCAAGCTCGCCGGTGACCTGGGCATGGACCTGGAGCCGGTGCTCAAGGCCGTGAACGAGGCCGCGGGCGCCGCAGGCAAGGGCGCGCCGGGCGGTCGGGGTGCGCAGGGCGGTCGGGGTGCGCAGGGCGGCCGGCCGGCCGCCGCGCCGAACGGACGGGCGCCGCGCCAAGGTGGGGCGCCCGAGGCGGAGGCGTCCGAGCCGGTGAGCCCGGCGGGGGGACGGCCCGACCCGCACGACCGCGCGCTGCTCGTCGAGCGAGAAGCTCTCAAGCTCGCGGTGCAGGAGCCAGTACTGGCCGGTCCGCTGTTCGACGCGGTCGGCGAGGACGCGTACACCCACCCGGCGTTCCGGGCGGTCCGGCGTGCGGTGAGCGCCGCCGGGGGCGCCGTGGCGGGTACGTCCGGCCCGGAGTGGGTGCAGACGCTGGTGTCCTCCTGCGACGACGCGGTGGGGAAGGCGCTCATCCCGGAGCTGGCGGTCGAGCGCCTCTACAACGACGGCGAGCTCGACCCGAGGTACGTCGCCGCACAGCTGAACCGGGTGCAGGAACTGGCGACCGTGCGGCGCATCGTCGCGGTGAAATCCAAGTTGCAGCGGCTCAACCCGGTGGAGTCGGCGGACGAGTACAGCCGGTTGTTCGGCGAGCTGGTGGCGCTGGAGCAGTACGCCCGCGGCTTGCGCGAACAGGCGATCGGAGGCCTGTAG
- a CDS encoding PhzF family phenazine biosynthesis protein, producing the protein MSIDVHELLVFPGPDGQAGNPLGVILDGARVPDADRQRVAAQLGYSETVFVDDATTGAIRIFTPSTELPFAGHPTVGTAWLLAREGKPVEALRPPAGTVPVRYEAELTWITGRPEWAPDFDFQQLGSATEVESHPQPADGRTYVWAWIDEAAGVLRSRCFPVSLGIAEDEATGAAAVALVGKLGRRVQIHQGVGSVLVAGPTGDGAVELGGRVSAVRTFALDGAAR; encoded by the coding sequence ATGAGTATCGACGTTCACGAATTGCTGGTCTTCCCTGGTCCGGACGGTCAGGCCGGTAATCCGCTCGGCGTGATCCTGGACGGTGCGCGGGTGCCCGACGCCGACCGCCAGCGGGTCGCCGCCCAGCTCGGCTACTCCGAGACGGTGTTCGTCGACGACGCCACCACCGGCGCGATTCGGATCTTCACGCCCTCGACCGAACTGCCGTTCGCCGGCCACCCGACGGTCGGCACCGCCTGGTTGCTGGCCCGGGAAGGAAAGCCGGTCGAGGCGCTCCGCCCGCCGGCCGGCACCGTGCCGGTGCGGTACGAGGCCGAACTGACCTGGATCACCGGCCGCCCGGAGTGGGCCCCCGACTTCGACTTCCAGCAGCTCGGAAGTGCCACCGAGGTCGAGAGCCACCCGCAGCCCGCCGACGGCCGCACCTACGTCTGGGCCTGGATCGACGAGGCCGCGGGCGTCCTCCGCTCGCGGTGCTTCCCGGTGAGCCTGGGGATCGCCGAGGACGAGGCCACCGGCGCCGCCGCGGTGGCGCTCGTCGGCAAGCTCGGACGGCGCGTGCAGATCCACCAGGGGGTCGGTTCGGTGCTGGTCGCCGGACCGACCGGCGACGGCGCGGTGGAGCTCGGCGGCCGGGTGTCGGCCGTCCGCACGTTCGCGCTGGACGGAGCCGCGCGGTGA
- a CDS encoding rhodanese-like domain-containing protein — MTAPRVLRGLVTRVPAADPESAVARLSERFRFETDCADVASDLAHGVAGFVVVDARSPEKYAAGHVPGSVNLPTRTITEQSTAGLDRELVYVTYCDGPHCNGSTRSALRLAELGFRVKEMLGGFHFWQIDGHPVEY, encoded by the coding sequence GTGACCGCGCCCCGGGTGTTACGCGGGCTGGTGACCCGCGTCCCGGCCGCGGACCCGGAGAGCGCGGTGGCGCGCCTGAGTGAACGGTTCCGCTTCGAGACCGATTGTGCGGACGTCGCGAGCGACCTGGCGCACGGCGTCGCGGGTTTCGTCGTGGTGGACGCCCGGTCGCCGGAGAAGTACGCGGCCGGGCACGTCCCGGGATCGGTGAACCTGCCCACCCGGACGATCACCGAGCAGAGCACCGCCGGGCTCGATCGAGAGCTGGTCTACGTCACGTACTGCGACGGGCCGCACTGCAACGGGTCGACGCGATCGGCGTTGCGCCTCGCGGAGCTCGGGTTCCGCGTGAAGGAGATGCTCGGCGGCTTCCACTTCTGGCAAATCGACGGGCACCCCGTCGAATACTGA